The genomic stretch TTGCCCTAAGATTTCCCGGAAGCAGGCCAGAAAGCTGCAAAAGCGCCCAAAATAGGGCAAAATAGGGCATCCATCCGCCAAACTTCGCAGGAGACACACGATGCGTGAAGTGATCGCCCGCCAACTTCGCCTGGGTCACGCTGACATCGGCAGGCTGACCTTCAACCCACGTTCGCGGGACGACATCCCGCAGGTGTTGCAAGGGCTGCAATACATTTATGTGACAGACGAACTGCGTGAGGCGGTGTTTGCGGTGCTGGAAAAGCGGGTTCCGGCGGAGGTGGACGCCAGCCGTGGACGCCCCGGCATGGATCTGTGGAATGCGCTGGTGCTGGCGACATTGCGGGTGAACCTGAACTGGGACTATGACCGGCTGCTGGAGATGGCGAACCAGCACCGCAGCATCCGTCAGATGCTGGGGCATGGTTTCTGGGATGATGACGATGAGTACAAGCTGCAAACGGTCAAGGACAACGCCGCTCTGGTGGACGAAGCCAGCCTGCAACGCATCAACCAGTTGGTGGTGGAGGCCGGTCACAAGCTGCTAAAAAAAAAGCCGCGCCGCTGAGCGCCCGTTGTGACTCCTTCGTGGTGGAAAGCAACATCCACTACCCGACCGACATCAACCTGTTGTACGACGCGGTGCGTTGTTCGGTGCGCACGGTGGCCGATTGGTGTGAAGGGCACGGCGACAGCCGCTGGCGGCAATGGCAGTACAATCTCCGCCAGGTGAAGAAAGCCTGCCGTCATGCGCAGAAGCTCAAGCACTCCAGCTCCCAAGACCCGGACAAGCAGGCCACCCGGCAACAGGCCATCCGTGACGCCCACCACACCTACCTGGGCCTGTGCGCCGCGCTGTTGTCGAAAGTGGAGGAAACGGTGGCTGACCTGCCCCTCAGCCTGCTGGACAGCCGGTCGGGCAACGACCTCCAGCGCTGGCTGGGGTACGGGTGGCATCAGGTTGACCTGGTGCGGCGGCGGGTGCTGGACGGGGAAACCATCCCCCACGGCGACAAGATCTTCTCCCTCTTCGAGGATTACAGCGAATGGCTCAGCAAGGGCAAAGCCGGTGTGCCGGTGGAGCTGGGCCTGAACGTGTGCGTGATGGAATCGGCTGACGGCTTCATCCTCCACCACCAAGTGATGCA from Thiothrix litoralis encodes the following:
- a CDS encoding ISNCY family transposase (programmed frameshift), with the protein product MREVIARQLRLGHADIGRLTFNPRSRDDIPQVLQGLQYIYVTDELREAVFAVLEKRVPAEVDASRGRPGMDLWNALVLATLRVNLNWDYDRLLEMANQHRSIRQMLGHGFWDDDDEYKLQTVKDNAALVDEASLQRINQLVVEAGHKLLKKKAAPLSARCDSFVVESNIHYPTDINLLYDAVRCSVRTVADWCEGHGDSRWRQWQYNLRQVKKACRHAQKLKHSSSQDPDKQATRQQAIRDAHHTYLGLCAALLSKVEETVADLPLSLLDSRSGNDLQRWLGYGWHQVDLVRRRVLDGETIPHGDKIFSLFEDYSEWLSKGKAGVPVELGLNVCVMESADGFILHHQVMQHCPDSEIAVTMVKQAKALFPSLSACSFDKGFHSPANQRELAELLDRVVLPKKGRWSQADTARETDPAFVQARRQHSAVESGINALEVHGLDYCPDRGLERFKRYVALAVVGRNLQKVGAILQARALEALQKDERRRQRQAA